In Colletotrichum higginsianum IMI 349063 chromosome 3, whole genome shotgun sequence, a genomic segment contains:
- a CDS encoding Chitinase, translating to MPPIPSQPLPRVITYYQTHHTPDGKPISILPLLTQPGISVTHVILAAIHINDDCDDLTLNDHAPDDPRFLTLWAELRVLQASGIKVLGMLGGAARGSYERLDGDEAKFEEYYVPLRDMLRTHGLDGIDLDVEEAMSLGGVIRLIDRIRQDFGKDFVITLAPVAAALLNPDSNLSGFDYEALEVMRGREIAWYNAQFYCGWGDCSSPVMYEMILAKGWSPEKVVMGLVTNPENGGGWVAWEMLGAVLLTLRGRYARFGGVMGWEYFNSLPSGREKPWEWAKWMTKMLRADHTHHSPGPVQGTAPVDTSNPVAKEVKKHLVDEVDPDGPNSKDAPLPASFDYYSDTNWDDDD from the coding sequence ATGCCGCCCATTCCGTCGCAGCCCCTCCCGCGGGTTATCACCTACTACCAGACACATCACacccccgacggcaagcccATATCGATCCTCCCGCTCCTTACCCAGCCCGGCATCAGCGTCACACACGTCATCCTCGCGGCGATACACATTAACGATGATTGCGACGACCTCACGCTGAACGACCACGCCCCCGACGACCCGCGGTTCCTTACGCTATGGGCCGAGCTGCGCGTGTTGCAGGCCAGCGGCATTAAGGTGCTGGGTAtgctcggcggcgctgccCGGGGGTCGTACGAGAggctcgacggcgatgaagccAAATTCGAGGAATACTACGTGCCGCTGCGCGACATGCTCCGCACGCACGGCCTGGACGGTATCGATctggacgtcgaggaggccatgaGCCTGGGCGGCGTCATCCGCCTGATCGACCGCATACGGCAGGACTTTGGCAAGGACTTCGTCATCACCCTGGCAcccgtcgccgcggcgctgCTGAACCCGGACAGCAACCTGAGCGGCTTCGATTACGAGGCGCTTGAGGTGATGCGCGGGAGGGAGATTGCCTGGTACAACGCCCAGTTCTACTGCGGCTGGGGCGACTGCAGCAGCCCGGTCATGTACGAGATGATACTGGCAAAGGGCTGGTCGCCCGAGAAGGTCGTCATGGGGCTGGTGACGAATCccgagaacggcggcggaTGGGTCGCGTGGGAGATGCTCGGTGCTGTGCTCCTCACGCTCCGAGGTCGCTATGCGCGGTTCGGAGGGGTTATGGGCTGGGAGTACTTCAACAGCTTGCCCTCTGGACGAGAGAAGCCCTGGGAATGGGCCAAGTGGATGACCAAGATGCTGCGCGCAGACCACACGCATCACTCACCAGGGCCAGTGCAGGGGACGGCGCCCGTGGATACCAGCAATCCTGTCGCGAAGGAAGTCAAGAAGCAtctggtcgacgaggtcgatcCGGATGGTCCGAACAGCAAAGACGCACCGCTTCCAGCATCTTTCGACTACTACTCCGATACCAActgggacgacgatgatTGA
- a CDS encoding zinc-containing alcohol dehydrogenase, whose product MSRRWTLNGQSGFEKCLQYEENIPRTSTLASNEVLVELHAASLNYRELAIANTDGPTAARAGPIRPNIVPGSDGAGVVKQVGAAVSAFRPGDRVITHLAPNLVERSGDEALPAYHDIADGLGQVVDGTLRSEGVFPETALVSAPESLDWSEAATLTCSGLTAWNSLFGLKGREPGPGTWVLVQGTGGVSIAALQLALAAGATVVATTSSEDKAKRLRDLGAKATVSYRENPEDWGVKARELTPDWRGFDIVVDIAGDDSLAQSIAAVRTDGLVVAAGLVGKKVEPVPMLAALGRPCIVRGVLLGSRKQFQDMVRFVEEKGIKPVVDVVTFELAQAKDAYARLDAKKHFSKVVIRIDH is encoded by the exons ATGTCTCGTCGTTGGACTCTGAACGGCCAAAGCGGCTTTGAAAAATGCCTCCAGTACGAGGAGAACATCCCAAGAACCAGCACGCTGGCGTCAAACGAGGTGCTGGTGGAACTCCACGCCGCCAGCCTGAACTATCGCGAGCTTGCAATTGCCAACACCGAT GGcccaacggcggcgcgggcagGCCCGATCCGTCCCAACATAGTCCCCGGCTCCGACGGCGCCGGAGTCGTCAAGCAAGTCGGGGCGGCCGTGTCCGCTTTCCGCCCCGGTGATCGTGTCATCACCCACCTGGCTCCCAACTTGGTCGAAAGATCCGGAGACGAAGCGCTGCCCGCCTACCATGACATTGcagacggcctcggccaagtTGTCGACGGAACCCTGCGGTCGGAGGGTGTTTTCCCCGAGACCGCGCTCGTCTCTGCCCCCGAGTCTCTGGACTGGTCGGAGGCCGCAACCTTGACGTGCAGCGGGCTCACGGCTTGGAACTCGCTGTTTGGTCTCAAGGGCAGGGAGCCCGGACCGGGGACGTGGGTCCTCGTCCAAGGGACCGGGGGCGTCAGCATCGCCGCTCtgcagctcgccctcgcAGCCGGGGCTACCGTAGTTGCCACGACTTCCTCCGAGGACAAGGCGAAGCGGCTGAGAGACCTCGGCGCGAAAGCCACCGTCAGCTATCGCGAGAACCCCGAAGACTGGGGCGTCAAGGCCAGGGAACTCACCCCGGACTGGAGAGGCTTCGACATTGTGGTCGATATTGCCGGCGACGACTCTCTTGCACAGTCGATTGCGGCAGTCAGGACGGATGGACTGGTCGTGGCGGCAGGCCTCGTGGGGAAGAAGGTCGAGCCCGTTCCGATGCTGGCTGCTCTCGGCCGCCCATGCATCGTGAGGGGTGTGCTCCTGGGCAGCCGGAAACAGTTCCAGGACATGGTCCGCTtcgtggaggagaagggcatcAAGCCGGTGGTTGACGTTGTGACGTTCGAGCTTGCCCAGGCGAAGGATGCGTATGCCCGGTTGGACGCAAAGAAGCACTTTTCAAAGGTTGTCATCCGGATTGACCATTAA
- a CDS encoding C-4 methylsterol oxidase, giving the protein MDFLLGYNTSLPLANNATAPSLGYMSLVTYASDQFPDLSIAERFWWAHYAYWQSGVVATGLLTFWSHEVVYFGRCLPWIVADALPSLFLCFKIQEAKQPSAAQQWGCTKFVLLFHPLCELVGLNIQVPFPTWGAMAAQLVSFFALEDAYHYWAHRFLHWGPMYRKVHCIHHTYAAPFGLAAEYASPSETLLLGAGTIGSPLIIGLFGVNIHLLTVIAWVTLRQFQAIDAHSGYDFPWSLRH; this is encoded by the exons ATGGACTTCTTGCTCGGTTATAACAC AAGCCTGCCCTTGGCCAACAATGCAACTGCGCCGTCCTTGGGTTACATGTCACTTGTTACGTACGCCAGCGACCAGTTCCCGGATCTATCGATTGCGGAGCGGTTTTGGTGGGCGCACTACGCTTACTGGCAgagcggcgtcgtcgcgaCGGGCCTCTTGACCTTTTGGTCTCACGAGGTCGTCTATTTTGGTCGTTGCCTTCCCTGGATCGTCGCGGACGCCCTTCCGAGCCTCTTCTTGTGCTTCAAGATTCAGGAAGCGAAGCAGCCGTCGGCCGCCCAGCAGTGGGGGTGTACCAAGTTtgtcctcctcttccaccccCTGTGCGAGCTCGTCGGGCTCAACATCCAGGTACCCTTCCCAACCTGGGGTGCCATGGCCGCCCAGCTGGTCAGTTtcttcgccctcgaggacgcATACCACTACTGGGCCCACCGTTTCCTGCACTGGGGTCCCATGTACCGCAAGGTGCACTGCATACACCACACCTACGCCGCACCCTTTGGCCTGGCGGCCGAGTACGCGAGCCCGTCGGAGACGTTGCTCCTGGGTGCCGGCACAATAGGCTCGCCCCTGATTATTGGACTCTTCGGAGTCAACATCCACCTGTTGACTGTCATCGCCTGGGTCACCCTTCGCCAGTTCCAGGCCATTGACGCTCACTCTGGATACGACTTCCCTTGGAGCCTGCGCCACTGA
- a CDS encoding cytochrome P450 — MAVLAELLARAARESVTLFLVAPLAVLCSYLIFNVFFHPLRKVPGPWVAAASPLWLWYHSYIGNETTSIEQLHSVYGPVVRIAPNDIDVSDGAALAPIYSEKGGFLKAPCYSNFDFDGHPTIFSALDPAHRAIRAKAVVSMFSPASIRKEGDAVLQSCVKRLVAHIKGEASTGRPVNMLNMGRCLALDAVTEYLLGKSYGGIAELEACRSNNDRARLSASEFVDTFVAVGRFFLLPNWIFHGLEWVLPKLYPDQAVDQSMDLVTRFCNQAVADANPEKDQTYQARLLRARISKEEAAMQCMDLIFAGTDSTGMNFGTICWHLARSPEIYRKLQDELASPEAVKADPQTLPYLRGVVREGLRMSMANPTRLPRLVPPTGFLFSTKMSSSGETRTFKIPGGTSIGCAPFSLHFNEAMFPAAKSFKPERWLEPTEAMLRDYIPFGLGPRQCIARNLASSELFWAVRELAISGVLEGARTTGRMKEGIIVDEWFNAKVPGHAIELAWGH; from the coding sequence ATGGCTGTTCTCGCTGAGCTTCTGGCTCGGGCAGCAAGGGAATCTGTGACCTTGTTCCTCGTTGCCCCGCTGGCGGTTCTCTGTTCATATCTCATCTTCAATGTCTTTTTCCATCCTCTCCGCAAAGTCCCTGGTCCATGGGTGGCTGCAGCGTCCCCTCTATGGTTATGGTACCACTCGTATATCGGCAACGAGACTACGTCAATCGAGCAGCTGCATTCAGTATACGGCCCGGTTGTCCGAATAGCCCCGAATGACATCGATGTCAGCGACGGCGCAGCTCTCGCTCCCATCTACTCCGAGAAAGGCGGCTTCTTGAAAGCTCCCTGCTACAGCAACTTCGACTTCGACGGACATCCAACCATCTTCTCTGCTCTTGATCCGGCACACCGGGCGATTCGGGCGAAAGCAGTCGTCAGCATGTTCAGCCCAGCGTCAATCCGCAAAGAGGGAGATGCGGTGCTTCAGTCCTGTGTGAAAAGGCTCGTCGCGCACATCAAGGGAGAGGCATCGACCGGAAGGCCCGTGAACATGCTCAACATGGGCAGATGTCTGGCGCTGGATGCTGTTACTGAGTACCTCCTCGGCAAGTCATacggcggcatcgccgaACTCGAGGCTTGCAGGTCCAACAACGATCGCGCGAGACTGTCTGCCAGCGAGTTTGTCGACACTTTCGTAGCCGTCGGGCGCTTCTTCCTGCTGCCGAACTGGATCTTCCACGGCCTCGAGTGGGTTCTGCCCAAGCTGTATCCTGACCAAGCCGTCGATCAGTCGATGGATCTAGTCACACGCTTTTGCAACCAAGCCGTTGCCGATGCCAACCCCGAGAAGGACCAAACATATCAGGCGCGGCTGCTTCGAGCTAGAATCAGCAAAGAAGAAGCCGCCATGCAGTGCATGGATCTCATATTCGCCGGAACCGACAGCACGGGCATGAACTTTGGCACGATATGCTGGCATCTGGCACGATCACCCGAGATCTACCGCAAACTCCAAGACGAGCTCGCGTCGCCGGAAGCCGTCAAGGCGGACCCGCAGACTCTGCCGTATCTCCGAGGCGTAGTCCGCGAGGGGCTGCGGATGTCCATGGCCAACCCAACACGGCTGCCGCGTCTTGTGCCACCGACTGGGTTTTTGTTTTCGACAaagatgtcgtcgtcgggtgAGACGAGAACCTTCAAGATACCCGGCGGCACCAGCATCGGATGCGCGCCCTTCAGCCTGCACTTCAACGAGGCCATGTTTCCCGCCGCAAAGTCGTTCAAGCCGGAGCGCTGGCTCGAGCCGACGGAGGCGATGCTGCGCGACTACATCCCCTTCGGCCTGGGACCAAGGCAGTGCATTGCCCGCAACCTTGCTTCCAGCGAGCTGTTCTGGGCGGTGAGAGAGCTGGCCATCTCGGGGGTTCTTGAGGGTGCTCGAACAACGGGGCGCATGAAGGAAGGAATCATTGTCGATGAGTGGTTCAACGCCAAGGTCCCGGGCCACGCGATCGAGTTGGCGTGGGGACACTGA
- a CDS encoding EC85 protein yields MKISFAAALALAASVSAQELLSCRIQSQGNEVFVTDPALCSAARGRQVAGQCCVGNGLQRSDYAQACGERGDSSGNRGEVIPAGTC; encoded by the exons ATGAAGATTTCAttcgccgccgctctcgctctcgctgCCTCTGTCTCGGCTCAGGA GTTGCTTTCCTGCAGAATCCAAAGTCAAGGAAACGAGGTTTTCGTAACCGACCCAGCCTTGTGCTCTGCTGCTCGCGGGCGCCAGGTTGCGGGTCAGTGCTGCGTTGGAAATGGGTTGCAGAGGAGCGACTATGCGCAGGCCTGCGGCGAGCGCGGTGACAGTTCTGGAAACAGAGGTGAAGTCATCCCTGCTGGgacttgttga
- a CDS encoding major facilitator superfamily transporter has protein sequence MAAPSEKSGGKGAMETGLKQTPSGSVQHGEADSDADSALRDFYTGAVNENYRMKSELIAKHLGEIGMGKFQWILFVVNGFGWIVDNFWSQGITAIRPPIGNEFTDIARLSFSSVAYYVGLIVGASFWGTTADLIGRKPAFNATILYGGVFACAVAGVQNFTGFCVLWAIIGTAAGGNVPVDSVVFLEFVPQTHQWLLVSLSAWWNLGQVIVSLLAWVFLAHFACPSTDAPCRMQDNMGWRYLMITLGGIAIAFGLIRIVAFKIPESPKFLISKGRDAEAVEAVNYIARYNGRPETLTLDMLQAVDRHCNAGSSSDDGASSVAAPVDADMAPRGSKLSHMEILRESFRDYNADNYKKLFAGRKMAQHTSVTFLIWLTVGVAYPLYFAFIPSYLATKETYSTNTSLDHTYMVYCIVSSAGVIGPIAAGFCVETRFGRRWMMAASAVMTGAFLFAYTAVGTEAADIGFQCATAILGNFEYAVMYAFTPESFPGPVRGTGTGIAATLLRVGGLVASFVSTYAGYTVVPIYASAALWVLVGGFCFGLPYETHGHASL, from the exons ATGGCTGCTCCGAGCGAGAAGAGCGGCGGCAAAGGCGCGATGGAGACCGGCTTGAAACAGACGCCCTCCGGCTCAGTCCAGCACGGGGAGGCGGACTCGGACGCCGACTCGGCCCTCCGTGACTTCTACACAGGGGCTGTGAATGAGAACTACCGCATGAAGTCGGAGCTCATCGCGAAGCACCTGGGGGAGATTGGCATGGGCAA GTTTCAATGgatcctcttcgtcgtcaacggCTTCGGTTGGATCGTCGACAACTTCTGGTCCCAAGGCATCACGGCCATCCGGCCCCCGATCGGGAACGAGTTTACGGACATTGCGCGCCTCAGCTTCAGCTCGGTGGCGTACTACGTCGGTCTGATCGTCGGCGCCTCCTTTTGGGGCACGACGGCCGACCTCATCGGCCGCAAGCCTGCGTTCAACGCGACGATCCTCTACGGGGGCGTCTTCGCCTGCGCCGTGGCCGGCGTCCAGAACTTCACCGGCTTCTGCGTCCTCTGGGCCATCATTGgcacggcggccggcggtAATGTGCCAGTCGACAGCGTCGTCTTCCTGGAGTTCGTGCCGCAGACCCATCAGTGGCTGCTAGTCAGCTTGTCGGCGTGGTGGAACCTGGGACAGGTCATTGTCTCTCTCCTGGCCTGGGTGTTTCTGGCCCATTTCGCGTGCCCTTCAACAGACGCCCCTTGCCGCATGCAAGATAACATGGGCTG GCGCTACCTCATGATCACCCTCGGCGGTATCGCCATCGCTTTTGGACTGATCCGCATCGTAGCGTTCAAGATCCCCGAGTCGCCAAAGTTCCTCATTTCAAAGggccgcgacgccgaggctgTCGAGGCCGTGAACTACATCGCTCGGTACAACGGCCGCCCCGAAACTCTCACACTCGACATGctccaggccgtcgaccgGCACTGCAACGCAGGCTCGTcctcggacgacggcgcaaGCAGTGTTGCTGCCCCCGTGGACGCCGACATGGCGCCGAGAGGGTCAAAACTCTCGCACATGGAGATCCTGAGGGAGAGCTTCCGAGACTACAACGCCGACAACTACAAGAAGCTGTTTGCCGGCAGGAAGATGGCCCAGCACACCTCCGTCACGTTCCTCATCTGGCTGACTGTCGGCGTGGCCTACCCGCTCTATTTCGCCTTCATCCCGTCGTACCTGGCCACCAAGGAGACGTATTCCACGAACACATCTCTGGACCACACGTACATGGTGTACTGTATAGTGTCATCGGCTGGTGTCATCGGTCCGATCGCGGCCGGCTTCTGCGTTGAGACACGCTTTGGCCGTCGGTGgatgatggcggcctcggccgtgaTGACCGGGGCTTTTCTGTTTGCGTATACGGCCGTCGGTACGGAAGCAGCAGACATCGGCTTCCAGTGTGCCACCGCGATTCTTGGAAACTTTG AATATGCGGTGATGTACGCATTCACACCCGAGTCGTTCCCCGGCCCCGTCCGTGGAACAGGAACTGGAATCGCAGCCACACTTCTTCGCGTGGGCGGTCTCGTGGCTTCGTTCGTGTCAACGTACGCCGGATATACTGTAGTGCCAATATACGCCAGTGCGGCATTGTGGGTGTTGGTGGGCGGGTTTTGTTTCGGGCTACCTTATGAGACTCACGGACATGCTTCTCTTTAG
- a CDS encoding ABC superfamily atp binding cassette transporter permease protein yields MTVIDYYERVTTVCTLDNTPLLIPLAAGFIVGYLQYAYAIRLTLREGKGPMPFWMHSFYLAHDSTWSYLLGRAASQYGEHWFLRGTSTGLFIWSALELWCIHRAVTKEREASFASVLGKQPSFSSALTYAVGLQLAMYSVVLLGIELMGHGCMIQWFCLTNVLIVLGPTHHYLRAGSRQGLSLGLCIVNIVGTIWTFAPFSSAVIILPEIFDTPTYYTIGGFLTLYSIWCFYIVWQYPSKTRAADKSGYDPIW; encoded by the coding sequence ATGACAGTCATCGACTACTACGAGCGGGTGACGACGGTCTGCACCTTGGACAACACACCGCTCCTTATACCACTCGCTGCCGGCTTCATCGTCGGCTACCTCCAGTACGCCTATGCCATCCGACTCACCCTGCGGGAGGGCAAGGGCCCGATGCCATTTTGGATGCACTCCTTCTACTTGGCCCACGACTCGACGTGGTCGTACCTCCTCGGAAGAGCCGCATCCCAGTACGGGGAACACTGGTTCCTCCGGGGCACGTCGACGGGCCTTTTCATCTGGTCGGCGCTGGAGCTGTGGTGCATCCACAGAGCGGTCACCAAGGAGCGCGAGGCCAGCTTCGCGAGCGTGCTCGGGAAGCAaccgtccttctcgtccgccCTGACGTACGCGGTGGGGTTGCAGCTAGCCATGTACTCGGTGGTGTTGCTCGGGATCGAGCTCATGGGCCATGGATGCATGATTCAGTGGTTCTGCCTCACCAACGTCCTCATCGTGCTGGGACCTACGCACCACTACTTACGGGCGGGCTCGAGACAGGGTCTCTCGTTGGGGCTGTGTATCGTCAACATCGTCGGCACCATCTGGACCTTTGCCCCTTTCAGTTCTGCCGTCATCATCCTTCCGGAGATCTTCGACACGCCGACTTACTACACCATCGGTGGCTTCCTTACTCTGTACTCGATCTGGTGCTTTTATATTGTCTGGCAGTATCCGAGTAagacgcgggcggcggacAAGAGTGGATATGATCCCATTTGGTAG
- a CDS encoding Immunoglobulin I-set domain-containing protein yields MCILKRQALVALTACLGLASALLEEPFVNFTPSESSVELQSASLVYDSSDAVGLSIAINSLAGDFEQITGTKPPVHSWTHSGQSNSTQLGRRVTNSTIAADVVVIAATVDSPLLRQLEDDGKVDIEDIRGKWETFRTFVVQNPLPGVSRGLVIAGSDKRGAMFGVYTLAEQSGQSPLHWWADVPATKHDKIYALNKVTTHGEPSVKYRGLFINDEAPALVGWWGRKNNITDFTLDSEFYEHVFDLLVRLKANFIWPAMWASFIPKPGRIFFTDDPRNQQLADDYGIVVSTSHHEPMQRASNEWKQEPRGDWDWVKNKDNVTAFMEEGVRRAGKNETYFTLGMRGTNDGPIQADDPIAVLEDVFATEREILAKYYGNLTAANQVWTIYKEVATYYAAGLNPPDDVTLMFTDDNWGNVQRLPTEKETERSGGIGLYFHFQYVGRPKSWKSQNTNNLPKVYKELSQAHERGADQIWVMNVGDIKPYELPLSFAMDLAWNASNFDYDRIPTYLTAFASRDFGPEHAEDISAALFTYSHLVGLRKFEIVQPTTYSVLNYREAERVLEAWKQLADKASALQAAVPEDRRDALFHLLTYPALIGYHYHFIVINSARNKQYTYERRNSANALAQQVLDHFDEDFDLTEEFNGMLDGKWEGLLSTPKYDMDVSDWRPSSSDAVANLSYVQLRQAFDYGFGDLGIYVEHSLSAWRQGRICASINPSLPTLEGFSPRMLTMEPHGPASRLIELFHRGDHRKPVTWSIKVPHPWVRVSQTSGAVSKDEPEQHVEVSIDWASVPEGFDETVQIRVDWEPAPYFDLVHLPVRNRRAPDGFVGFPETNGLISIEAPHFQRASDGSDNDNGVAFSHIPYLGSRSESGSIALKPFTAARKAVDAARAAWVEYDVYIFSNATRGVNATVYVNGALDTDPDLPMEFSLSLVDDGAANFTRLLGDPAKAGDTPPEWTAGVADHVWKKLVPLPPLGPGKHTLRWRANSPEVYLEKIVLAVSGAVPESYLGPPETRTGGQ; encoded by the exons ATGTGCATCTTGAAGCGTCAGGCTTTGGTAGCTCTGACAGCTTGCCTTGGCCTCGCGTCGGCGCTGCTTGAAGAGCCTTTCGTCAACTTCACACCATCTGAGTCCTCCGTCGAACTGCAAAGCGCATCGCTAGTCTACGATTCCAGCGACGCCGTTGGTCTCAGCATCGCGATTAACAGCCTGGCCGGCGACTTTGAGCAAATCACGGGAACGAAGCCGCCCGTCCACTCATGGACCCATTCGGGGCAGAGCAACTCGACCCAGCTGGGCCGCAGGGTGACAAACTcgaccatcgccgccgatgtcgtcgtcatcgccgcgaCTGTGGACTCGCCGCTGCTTCGACAACTGGAGGATGATGGCAAGGTCGACATCGAGGATATTCGCGGTAAATGGGAAACTTTCCGTACGTTCGTCGTGCAGAATCCCCTCCCTGGCGTCTCTCGgggcctcgtcatcgccggcagCGATAAGCGCGGCGCCATGTTCGGAGTCTACACGCTTGCTGAGCAGAGTGGACAGTCACC TCTACACTGGTGGGCCGACGTCCCTGCGACCAAGCACGACAAGATCTACGCTCTGAACAAGGTCACAACCCACGGCGAGCCCAGCGTCAAGTACCGCGGTCTCTTCATCAACGACGAAGCCCCCGCGCTCGTCGGCTGGTGGGGCAGGAAGAACAACATCACCGACTTCACCCTCGACTCCGAGTTCTATGAGCACGTCTTCGACCTGCTCGTCCGGCTCAAGGCCAACTTCATCTGGCCTGCCATGTGGGCAAGCTTCATCCCAAAACCCGGCCGGATCTTCTTCACCGACGACCCTCGCAaccagcagctcgccgatgACTACGGCATCGTCGTGTCCACCAGCCACCACGAGCCCATGCAGCGGGCCAGCAATGAGTGGAAGCAGGAGCCGAGGGGCGACTGGGACTGGGTCAAGAACAAGGACAACGTCACCGCCTTCATGGAGGAGGGCGTTCGGCGAGCCGGCAAAAACGAGACGTACTTCACCTTGGGCATGCGCGGGACGAATGACGGGCCCATCCAGGCGGACGACCCAATTGCGGTGCTCGAAGATGTCTTTGCCACGGAGCGAGAGATCCTGGCCAAGTACTACGGCAACCTGACAGCCGCAAACC AGGTTTGGACTATTTACAAAGAGGTCGCGACGTACTACGCCGCTGGCCTGAACCCGCCTGACGACGTCACTTTGATGTTCACGGATGATAACTGGGGCAACGTTCAACGTCTTCCgacggagaaggagacggagagatCAGGAGGGATTGGG CTCTACTTTCATTTCCAGTATGTTGGACGACCCAAGAGCTGGAAGTCTCAGAACACCAACAATCTT CCCAAGGTCTACAAGGAGCTCTCTCAAGCGCACGAACGAGGCGCCGATCAGATATGGGTCATGAACGTCGGTGACATCAAACCCTACGAGCTCCCGCTCTCATTTGCCATGGACCTGGCATGGAACGCAAGCAACTTCGACTACGACCGCATCCCGACTTACCTCACCGCTTTCGCATCCCGGGACTTCGGCCCTGAGCACGCCGAAGACATCTCGGCCGCTCTCTTCACGTACAGCCACCTCGTTGGCCTCCGCAAGTTCGAGATTGTCCAGCCGACGACCTACTCGGTGCTCAACTACCGCGAAGCCGAACGGGTTCTCGAGGCCTGGAAGCAACTGGCAGACAAGGCGAGCGCCCTCCAAGCCGCTGTCCCGGAAGACCGTCGCGACGCGCTTTTCCATCTGCTCACGTACCCCGCCCTCATCGGGTATCACTACCATTTCATCGTCATCAATTCGGCGAGAAACAAGCAATACACCTATGAGAGGCGCAACTCGGCCAATGCTCTCGCCCAACAGGTTCTGGACCACTTTGACGAGGACTTTGACTTGACGGAAGAGTTCAATGGCATGCTCGACGGCAAGTGGGAGGGTCTGCTGTCCACGCCCAAGTATGACATGGACGTTAGCGATTGGCGACCGTCCTCGAGCGATGCGGTGGCAAACCTCTCGTATGTCCAGCTGCGGCAGGCTTTTGACTACGGGTTTGGCGACCTGGGAATCTACGTCGAGCACAGCCTCAGCGCCTGGCGCCAGGGACGCATCTGCGCGTCCATCAACCCCTCCCTGCCCACACTCGAAGGCTTCTCCCCGCGCATGCTGACCATGGAACCCCACGGCCCGGCGTCCCGCCTGATCGAGCTCTTCCACCGCGGTGACCACCGCAAGCCGGTCACCTGGTCCATCAAGGTCCCGCACCCCTGGGTCCGCGTATCGCAGACTTCGGGCGCGGTGTCCAAGGACGAACCCGAGCAGCACGTCGAGGTCTCGATCGACTGGGCCTCGGTGCCCGAGGGTTTCGACGAGACGGTCCAGATCCGCGTCGACTGGGAGCCCGCGCCGTACTTCGATCTGGTCCACCTCCCCGTCCGGAACCGCCGCGCGCCCGATGGCTTCGTCGGGTTCCCCGAGACCAACGGGCTCATCTCCATCGAGGCGCCGCACTTCCAGCGCGCCTCAGACGGATCCGACAATGACAATGGCGTAGCCTTTTCGCACATTCCCTACCTCGGCTCCCGGTCCGAGTCGGGCTCCATCGCGCTGAAACCCTTCACCGCCGCCAGGAAGGCGGTCGACGCGGCCCGCGCCGCATGGGTCGAGTACGACGTCTACATCTTCAGCAACGCGACAAGGGGCGTCAACGCGACGGTCTACGTCAACGGCGCGCTCGACACGGACCCGGACCTGCCGATGGAGTTTTCCCTCTCCCtggtggacgacggcgcggcgaACTTCACTCGTCTACTGGGAGATCCGGCAAAGGCGGGCGACACGCCGCCCGAGTGGACGGCGGGCGTAGCGGACCACGTCTGGAAGAAGCtggtgccgctgccgccgctgggcCCCGGGAAGCATACGCTCCGCTGGCGGGCGAACTCGCCCGAGGTGTACCTCGAGAAGATCGTGCTGGCGGTGAGCGGGGCCGTGCCGGAGAGTTACCTGGGCCCGCCGGAGACGAGGACGGGCGGACAGTGA